In one Echinicola marina genomic region, the following are encoded:
- a CDS encoding RluA family pseudouridine synthase, translating into MSQRPFTVVYEDNHLLVVNKRAGVLVQGDRTGDKTLTDYCKDYIAKKYDKPGAVFLHPVHRLDRPVSGLVVFARTSKALERMMVLFKKRDIHKVYWAIVKKRPKEEMAKLTHYLVKDEKRNVTEAFDHQVEGSKKAELSYKRLGKLNDHWLLEVRPVTGRPHQIRVQLASIGCPIRGDLRYGFSKANPDASINLHAFHLVFVHPVKKEKLYLRAGLPEEPFWEQFLDFESVKAKDQHIDNSFSG; encoded by the coding sequence ATGTCACAACGGCCATTTACGGTAGTATATGAAGATAATCACCTGTTGGTGGTGAATAAAAGAGCGGGTGTTTTGGTGCAAGGGGACCGCACGGGAGATAAGACCCTGACGGATTATTGTAAAGATTATATCGCCAAGAAATATGATAAGCCTGGAGCGGTGTTTTTGCATCCCGTACACAGGTTGGATAGGCCTGTAAGTGGTTTAGTGGTGTTTGCAAGGACCTCAAAGGCTTTGGAGAGGATGATGGTGCTTTTTAAGAAAAGGGATATACATAAAGTGTATTGGGCCATCGTGAAGAAAAGGCCAAAAGAGGAAATGGCTAAGCTGACTCATTATTTGGTGAAGGATGAAAAACGTAATGTGACCGAGGCTTTTGACCATCAAGTGGAGGGCAGCAAAAAAGCTGAGTTAAGTTATAAGCGTCTAGGTAAGTTAAATGATCATTGGTTGTTGGAAGTTAGGCCTGTTACTGGTAGACCCCATCAAATCAGGGTTCAACTGGCTTCTATAGGTTGTCCTATTCGTGGGGATTTGAGGTATGGTTTTTCCAAAGCCAATCCGGATGCCAGTATCAATCTGCATGCTTTTCATTTGGTTTTTGTCCACCCTGTGAAAAAAGAAAAACTGTATCTAAGGGCTGGTCTGCCGGAAGAGCCTTTCTGGGAGCAGTTCCTGGATTTTGAATCAGTAAAGGCAAAGGATCAGCACATTGATAACTCCTTTAGTGGTTGA
- a CDS encoding Dps family protein — translation MATNEIGLKVTDSKALVEQLNKLLANYEIYYQNLRNFHWNVSGPNFFELHAKFEELYNEANEAIDETAERILTLGERPLSAFSEYIKHSSITEALEITSPKQMVQTVRDNLNTLLTLEREALETASSQGDEGTVALMSDYITSKEKVIWMLSAYLR, via the coding sequence ATGGCAACTAACGAGATAGGATTAAAAGTAACAGATAGTAAAGCACTGGTAGAACAATTGAATAAATTATTGGCCAATTATGAAATTTACTATCAAAATTTAAGAAATTTCCACTGGAATGTTTCTGGACCTAACTTCTTTGAATTGCATGCAAAATTTGAAGAATTATACAATGAGGCCAATGAGGCAATAGACGAAACTGCCGAGAGAATCTTAACCTTAGGCGAACGTCCATTGAGCGCATTCTCTGAATATATCAAGCATTCTAGTATTACAGAGGCCCTAGAAATCACTTCTCCTAAACAAATGGTGCAAACCGTAAGGGACAATCTCAATACACTATTGACCTTAGAAAGAGAAGCATTGGAAACTGCCTCATCCCAAGGAGATGAAGGTACAGTAGCCCTAATGAGCGATTATATTACCTCGAAAGAAAAAGTTATTTGGATGCTTTCGGCATACTTAAGATAA
- a CDS encoding ABC transporter permease: MNKVFLVIKREYLARVRKKSFLLATLITPLVFPAILGVFLWISLSEESEEALKIIEVVDEGGQFFMESSGQYAFSYSGLPIEEAKAMVQDGRRYGFLYIPKLDIKDPKGIVFYSESNTSVGFVDHLERELKRKIEDIRLYDSGIDPGFIKSIKTDVTISAITLGEKGEEKVADAGVNYALGFVLGILIYTFIFVYGTQIMQGVIEEKSSRIIEILVSSIKPFQLMLGKIIGIGAVGLTQFLIWIVLISVVSTVVMGYFGMQMPQQQMMEMTNPEMAQAMSQSSEMSKIIQVLQGIDFLQLVFTFLFYFLGGYLLYGAFFAAIGAAVDSPSDAQQFMFPVTIPLMASYFGLFVFILDDPSSNISFWLSVIPFTSPIAMVGRASFGIPAMELILSMLFLIGGFFFTTWIAGKIYRIGILVHGTKVNYRTLWKWIIQNN; encoded by the coding sequence ATGAATAAGGTTTTTTTGGTTATCAAGAGGGAGTATCTGGCAAGGGTTAGGAAAAAATCTTTTTTGTTAGCTACACTGATTACGCCATTGGTGTTTCCTGCGATATTGGGAGTCTTTCTTTGGATTTCCTTGAGCGAGGAGAGCGAGGAAGCCCTTAAAATCATAGAGGTTGTAGATGAAGGGGGGCAGTTTTTTATGGAAAGTAGCGGGCAATATGCCTTTTCCTACTCGGGTTTGCCTATAGAGGAAGCCAAGGCTATGGTGCAAGACGGGAGGAGGTATGGCTTTTTATATATACCAAAGCTAGATATAAAAGATCCAAAAGGGATTGTGTTTTATTCTGAAAGCAATACGAGTGTGGGTTTCGTGGATCATTTAGAGCGGGAGTTAAAAAGAAAAATTGAAGATATTCGACTTTATGATTCTGGCATTGATCCAGGATTTATAAAGTCTATAAAGACCGATGTTACGATCAGCGCCATTACGCTTGGGGAAAAGGGTGAAGAGAAAGTGGCTGATGCGGGTGTTAATTATGCCTTAGGCTTTGTGCTGGGGATATTGATTTACACTTTTATATTTGTATATGGGACCCAGATTATGCAGGGGGTGATAGAGGAAAAATCGAGTAGAATTATTGAAATTTTAGTGTCTTCCATCAAGCCTTTTCAGTTGATGCTGGGAAAGATCATTGGTATAGGGGCTGTTGGGTTGACACAGTTTTTGATTTGGATAGTGTTGATCAGTGTGGTTTCCACTGTGGTAATGGGCTATTTTGGGATGCAAATGCCCCAGCAGCAAATGATGGAAATGACGAATCCGGAAATGGCCCAAGCCATGAGCCAATCGAGTGAAATGAGTAAAATAATCCAAGTATTGCAAGGAATAGATTTTCTTCAATTGGTATTTACCTTCTTGTTTTATTTTTTAGGGGGCTATCTGCTTTATGGGGCCTTTTTTGCCGCTATTGGTGCAGCGGTAGATTCCCCTTCGGATGCGCAGCAATTTATGTTTCCAGTGACCATTCCCTTGATGGCCAGTTATTTTGGTCTGTTTGTGTTTATTTTGGATGATCCGTCCAGTAATATTTCCTTTTGGCTTTCTGTAATTCCATTTACCTCGCCCATTGCGATGGTGGGCAGGGCTAGTTTTGGGATTCCAGCCATGGAATTGATTCTTTCAATGTTGTTTTTGATCGGAGGCTTTTTCTTCACGACTTGGATTGCAGGAAAAATCTATAGAATTGGGATATTGGTGCACGGAACCAAGGTGAATTATAGGACCCTTTGGAAGTGGATCATACAAAATAACTAG
- a CDS encoding porin, giving the protein MKKLQLLIVLLFLGSLTVVNAQEESKFSLSGSVDAYYRANLSAPNKDMTDAEGESMGIQAPATSFANLPGFSLGMANIIAAYEGEKVGFVADLVFGPRGEDAVFGSPLYSGGFAGSSQIVNQLYMYWNVSDAVTLTMGNFNTYLGYEVISPTGNFNYSTSYMFSYGPFSHTGLKADIALSDNWSLMAAVMNPTDMTEFNLAGTYTAGLQLGYENDNGGTWLNLLYGDQDGKLDGDNVMPAGMSSLGSTFQIDLTTGYDVSEIVYLGLNATYNTTAAGETYDGTSISDVDGDGAGFYGVAGYVQAATSEKFSLGLRGEYFNVFNSGLDGVVGLDEGDGNVFAVTLSGNAKITDNLTLIPEVRLDSMSEDDFFFNHDLAASKSLSSFLLAAVFSF; this is encoded by the coding sequence ATGAAAAAACTTCAACTACTAATTGTACTGTTATTTTTGGGTTCATTAACTGTAGTTAATGCCCAAGAAGAATCAAAATTCTCCCTATCTGGATCAGTAGACGCTTACTATCGTGCCAACCTTTCTGCCCCTAATAAAGACATGACCGATGCGGAAGGAGAATCCATGGGCATCCAAGCCCCAGCAACCTCTTTTGCTAACCTTCCAGGCTTTTCTCTTGGCATGGCCAATATCATCGCAGCTTATGAAGGCGAAAAAGTAGGATTTGTAGCAGATCTTGTATTTGGCCCAAGAGGTGAAGATGCTGTTTTTGGCTCTCCTCTTTATAGTGGAGGTTTTGCAGGATCTTCCCAAATAGTGAACCAACTTTATATGTACTGGAACGTAAGCGATGCTGTTACGCTTACCATGGGGAACTTCAACACCTATCTAGGTTACGAAGTAATCTCTCCAACAGGAAACTTCAACTACTCGACTTCTTACATGTTCTCTTATGGCCCTTTCTCTCATACAGGACTGAAAGCAGATATAGCACTTTCTGACAACTGGTCTTTGATGGCAGCGGTAATGAACCCAACTGATATGACTGAATTCAACCTAGCAGGGACCTACACCGCAGGATTGCAATTAGGATATGAAAATGACAATGGCGGAACTTGGTTAAACCTGCTTTACGGTGACCAGGACGGAAAATTGGACGGAGACAATGTTATGCCTGCAGGAATGTCATCTTTAGGAAGCACGTTCCAAATCGATTTAACTACAGGATATGACGTTTCTGAAATAGTTTATCTTGGACTAAACGCAACTTACAACACCACTGCAGCAGGTGAAACTTATGATGGAACAAGCATTTCTGACGTAGATGGCGATGGAGCAGGCTTCTATGGTGTAGCAGGATATGTGCAAGCAGCTACTTCAGAGAAATTCTCTTTAGGACTTAGAGGTGAATATTTTAATGTCTTCAACTCTGGTCTTGATGGAGTAGTTGGTCTTGACGAAGGTGACGGAAACGTATTTGCAGTAACCCTTTCAGGCAATGCGAAAATCACTGATAACTTAACTTTGATTCCTGAAGTAAGACTGGATTCAATGTCAGAAGATGATTTCTTCTTCAACCATGACCTAGCAGCAAGCAAAAGTTTGTCATCATTCTTACTAGCAGCCGTATTCTCATTCTAA
- a CDS encoding ABC transporter ATP-binding protein: MGILKIEGLYKSYGSQAALTNIDLEIPEGKVFGLLGPNGAGKTSLIRIVNQIIEADKGEVLVKGESLAPKHIKHIGYLPEERGLYKRMKVAEQLLYFAQLKGLSSFDAKKKVGHWLEKLDIAAWKDKKIEDLSKGMAQKVQFVATVIHEPEILILDEPFSGFDPVNAEIIKNEIIEMKDSGTTVMLSTHRMESVELLCDHLAMINKSHKVLDGAVQAVKNHARSNTFSVMLGKVNGSLPDGIWDFKLTDEGHHEFKIKMKDDDHNIFVSELMSYGELLSFSEVIPTIEEIFIQKVKENEHE; encoded by the coding sequence TTGGGTATTCTTAAAATTGAAGGGCTTTATAAAAGCTATGGATCACAAGCCGCTCTTACCAATATCGATTTGGAAATTCCCGAAGGGAAGGTGTTTGGTTTATTAGGACCAAATGGAGCGGGAAAAACTTCCTTGATACGGATTGTAAATCAAATCATAGAAGCAGATAAGGGCGAAGTATTGGTGAAGGGTGAAAGCTTAGCACCAAAACACATCAAACATATAGGTTATCTTCCAGAAGAGAGGGGCCTGTACAAGCGAATGAAAGTAGCTGAACAGCTGTTGTATTTTGCACAGCTGAAAGGACTTTCTTCCTTTGATGCTAAGAAGAAAGTGGGCCATTGGTTGGAAAAACTGGATATTGCGGCTTGGAAGGACAAGAAAATCGAAGATCTCTCAAAGGGCATGGCCCAAAAGGTGCAGTTTGTGGCCACCGTTATTCATGAGCCAGAAATATTGATATTAGATGAACCCTTTTCGGGTTTTGATCCTGTGAATGCGGAGATTATCAAAAATGAAATCATAGAGATGAAAGACAGTGGTACCACTGTTATGCTGTCGACACACAGAATGGAATCGGTGGAGCTACTGTGTGATCACCTCGCTATGATCAATAAGTCACATAAGGTGCTGGATGGCGCTGTTCAGGCAGTGAAAAACCATGCAAGGTCCAATACTTTTTCTGTGATGCTCGGAAAGGTAAACGGAAGCTTGCCTGATGGTATATGGGATTTTAAGTTGACTGATGAGGGACATCATGAATTTAAGATAAAGATGAAGGATGATGATCATAATATTTTTGTTTCCGAGTTGATGAGTTATGGTGAGTTGTTGAGTTTTTCGGAAGTAATTCCTACCATAGAAGAGATTTTTATTCAAAAGGTAAAAGAAAACGAGCATGAATAA
- a CDS encoding peptide chain release factor 3 → MSLTKEIQKRRTFGIISHPDAGKTTLTEKLLLFGGAIKTAGAVKSNKIDTHAKSDWMEIEKQRGISVATSVMGFEYRDVKINLLDTPGHQDFAEDTYRTLTAVDSVIMVIDCVKGVEIQTEKLMEVCRMRNTPVICFINKLDREGRDPYDLLDEVEEKLNIKVRPLSWPISMGKTFRGVYNLYNKSLNLFTPSQRKISDEIVAIEDLEDSKLNDLVGDGNAAQLREDVELIEGVYPEFSKEDYLSGKVAPVFFGSAVNNFGVQEMLDTFIDIAPKPKSRVTEEREVLPEEDKFSGFVFKIHANMDPNHRNRIAFLRICSGKFQRNKPYNHVRGTKPLRFSNVTSFMAQDKEIIDEAYPGDIVGLYDTGNLKIGDSLTDGESLTFKGIPSFSPEIFREVINKDAMKTKQLEKGLKQLMEEGVAQLFTFDIGARKVVGTVGQLQFEVIQFRLKNEYNATVEFAPMNLYKACWISSSDKKQLDEFVRSKNRHIAHDKDGKLVFMAESRAWLQMVQDNYPDIEFHFTSEF, encoded by the coding sequence ATGAGTTTGACCAAGGAAATTCAAAAAAGAAGAACTTTCGGGATTATTTCCCACCCCGATGCCGGAAAGACGACCCTCACAGAAAAATTACTGTTGTTCGGGGGAGCAATTAAGACGGCAGGTGCTGTAAAATCCAATAAAATAGATACCCATGCCAAGTCGGATTGGATGGAGATCGAAAAACAGAGGGGGATTTCTGTGGCGACCTCTGTAATGGGCTTTGAATACCGGGATGTTAAGATTAATCTTCTGGATACTCCAGGTCACCAGGACTTTGCTGAGGATACCTATAGGACCCTTACGGCCGTGGATAGTGTGATCATGGTGATTGACTGTGTGAAAGGCGTGGAGATACAGACAGAGAAGTTGATGGAAGTGTGCAGAATGAGAAATACGCCTGTGATCTGTTTTATCAATAAACTTGATAGGGAAGGCAGGGATCCTTATGATTTATTGGATGAGGTAGAAGAAAAGTTAAATATCAAGGTGCGTCCCTTGTCTTGGCCGATCTCCATGGGTAAGACCTTTAGAGGAGTGTATAACCTATATAATAAGTCTCTTAATTTATTTACCCCGTCTCAAAGGAAGATTTCCGATGAGATTGTGGCCATTGAGGATCTTGAGGATAGCAAGCTGAATGATTTGGTGGGAGATGGGAATGCGGCCCAATTGAGAGAAGATGTGGAGTTGATTGAAGGGGTTTATCCTGAATTTAGTAAGGAGGACTATTTATCTGGAAAGGTGGCGCCAGTGTTTTTCGGGTCAGCAGTGAATAATTTTGGAGTGCAAGAGATGTTGGATACATTTATTGATATCGCTCCAAAACCAAAAAGTAGGGTGACAGAAGAAAGGGAGGTATTGCCGGAGGAAGACAAGTTCAGTGGTTTTGTGTTTAAAATTCACGCCAACATGGATCCGAATCACCGAAATAGGATTGCCTTTTTAAGGATCTGTTCTGGGAAATTTCAGAGAAATAAACCCTATAACCATGTGAGGGGAACCAAACCTTTGCGATTTTCCAATGTGACCTCTTTTATGGCACAGGACAAGGAAATTATCGATGAAGCTTATCCTGGGGATATTGTGGGACTTTATGATACTGGTAATCTAAAGATCGGAGATTCTTTGACTGATGGGGAGAGCCTTACGTTTAAAGGGATACCAAGTTTCTCACCTGAAATTTTCAGGGAAGTAATCAATAAGGATGCTATGAAGACCAAGCAATTGGAGAAAGGGCTTAAGCAGTTGATGGAAGAGGGGGTAGCCCAGTTATTTACTTTTGATATTGGTGCCAGGAAAGTGGTGGGGACCGTTGGGCAGCTTCAGTTTGAAGTGATTCAATTCCGTCTAAAAAATGAATATAACGCCACCGTGGAATTTGCTCCGATGAACTTATATAAGGCTTGTTGGATAAGTAGTTCGGACAAAAAGCAATTGGATGAATTTGTTCGTTCGAAGAATAGGCACATTGCTCATGATAAAGACGGTAAACTCGTGTTTATGGCTGAATCAAGGGCTTGGCTACAGATGGTTCAGGATAATTATCCGGATATAGAATTCCATTTTACTTCGGAATTTTAA
- a CDS encoding sensor histidine kinase — MKHKFQDLAMLDLYHNRGKVKWLIFIASLIISVGSIYYTNTLVSELKEREKKQITLYASAMEYVANNSDNLTFIHQGIIQENHNIPVIVADAFGNPIDGQYRNINFKNNVTEEEIDKKLRAEVQRMKMDYEPIQIVENQYLYYTNSELLTRLKFYPYVQLSVILVFGILAFAVFNQSKIAEQNRVWAGLTKETAHQLGTPIASLMAWIDYLKNSPVWEENKEVIVELDKDVSKLRMVTERFSNIGSSPVIKEENVYQVIDEAVNYLRPRISSKVSISLNTHAEDVEAMMNKSLFEWVVENICKNAVDAMKGEGKIAINIVKDSEKFVHIDITDTGKGIDKSMFKKVFNPGFTTRKRGWGLGLTLAKRIIEGYHQGRVFVYQSEIGKGTTFRIVLRGNKENTSEFNVEDPFMS, encoded by the coding sequence ATGAAGCATAAATTCCAGGATCTGGCCATGCTGGACCTATATCATAATAGAGGAAAAGTCAAATGGCTTATTTTTATAGCCTCATTGATTATAAGTGTAGGGTCTATTTATTACACCAATACACTGGTCAGTGAATTAAAGGAAAGGGAGAAAAAGCAGATCACCCTCTATGCCAGCGCCATGGAGTATGTCGCCAATAATTCTGATAATCTCACTTTTATTCATCAGGGTATTATTCAGGAGAATCATAATATCCCAGTTATTGTGGCGGATGCTTTTGGGAATCCTATTGATGGGCAATACCGGAATATCAATTTCAAAAATAATGTTACCGAAGAGGAGATTGACAAAAAATTAAGGGCAGAGGTGCAAAGGATGAAGATGGATTATGAACCCATTCAGATTGTTGAGAATCAATACCTTTATTATACCAATTCAGAATTGCTGACCAGGTTAAAGTTTTACCCCTATGTTCAGTTGTCCGTTATTTTGGTTTTTGGGATTTTGGCTTTTGCAGTCTTCAATCAGTCCAAAATTGCTGAGCAAAATAGGGTATGGGCAGGTTTGACGAAGGAAACAGCACATCAGCTGGGTACCCCAATAGCTTCTTTGATGGCCTGGATCGACTATTTGAAGAATTCCCCGGTTTGGGAAGAGAATAAGGAGGTCATTGTGGAATTGGACAAGGATGTATCGAAGCTGAGGATGGTGACCGAGCGTTTTTCCAATATTGGGAGTTCTCCTGTCATAAAAGAAGAGAATGTTTATCAAGTTATCGATGAGGCGGTAAATTATCTCAGACCAAGGATTTCCAGTAAAGTAAGCATCAGTCTTAATACCCACGCGGAAGATGTGGAGGCGATGATGAACAAATCGCTTTTTGAATGGGTGGTGGAAAATATATGTAAGAATGCGGTGGATGCAATGAAGGGCGAGGGAAAGATTGCTATCAATATTGTCAAGGACAGCGAAAAGTTTGTTCATATTGATATCACTGACACCGGGAAGGGGATTGACAAAAGCATGTTTAAAAAAGTGTTCAATCCTGGATTTACCACCCGAAAGAGGGGCTGGGGCTTAGGACTTACTTTGGCTAAAAGGATCATTGAAGGATATCACCAAGGAAGGGTTTTTGTTTACCAGTCAGAGATTGGGAAAGGAACTACTTTTAGGATTGTGTTACGGGGCAATAAGGAAAATACTTCTGAATTCAATGTGGAGGATCCTTTTATGAGTTGA